Genomic DNA from Chitinophaga lutea:
TCAAAATAACCTTCCCCGCCGGCTCCCTCACCAAAAACGGCACGCCCGTATCCGGGAGTGTGACGGTAAACGCGGTTGAATTGTTAAAACGCAGTCAGCTGGTGCTCTTCGGCGCCAATACCAATCATATTTCCGGTGCTCCGTTGCAGTCAGACGGGTCTTTCTTCCTCGACGTCAAGGCCAATGGTCAGTCGGTAGACAAACAACTCGCCGTTCCCATCCAGGTGGAAGTGCCTACGAAGCGCGATGGTGGCACGCAACTCTGGGTAGGAGCCGATACCGTGCAGGGCAACCAGTTCGCCTGGCAGGCGCCGCCCCAGGGCGCACAACGCGAAGTGAAAGGGCAGGATTTTAAATTCATTTTCAACTTCGGCAGCCTCGGCTGGGTGAACTGCGATATTTACTGGCAGTGGACCAATCCCAAAACCACCATGAGAATCACCGTTGCCAATAACCCCGGCGCCATGGCCAGCTTCAGAGCCATGCAGGGCGAAACCTTCGTGTTCTTCATCGCCAAAGGCGGCAACGTGGTGTCGCAGATCTATACCCCGGACGGCGCCAGCAAAGTGAAGAGTTACGACAACGCGATGCCCGTGGGCGCGGAAGGCAGGCTGCTGGCATTTTCCATCAAAGACGGCAAATTCTATTTCGTGAAAAAAGATATCACCATTGCGGCGAACCACGCAGAAACGCTCACGCTGGCTGAAACCACGCAGAGCGCCCTGCAAACGGAAATTACCGCGCTCGATGGTTTGTGAGGCCCCATGGATTCCGAGTACGATAAAGCCCCGGCAAGCGGGGCTTTATTTATTGGGGGCGGCTTTCCTTATTCGGAACGGAATATTACCTTTACTGCCTTTAAAGGGAACGTATGGCAGGAAAATATAATCAGTGGAAAGCAATGTGGGCGATTACCCGGGCCAGCATCCGGGGCATGTTCAGAAGCCCGTCGGCAGTTGTGTTCAGTTTGGCTTTCCCCCTGGTTTTTATACTCGTATTCGGTTTTATCGGCGGCAGAGGCGTATCCCTGAAAGTAGGCATCGATCCGGCATCTGATACCACCAACTCCGTTTATAAAGGCCTCCGCAACAGCGGCGGGCTGCGGCTGGTGACCACGGCCACCATGCCGCAGGAACAGATGGAAGACGACCTGCGAAAAGGCAGGCTCACGGCCATTCTTCGCATCGATAACGGCGGCCAGGCGCCACTGCCGCATTACGATATCCATGTTAAAACATCCACCGCCAGCGGCGATGGGGCGGGGCTCCTCCTCAACATCCTGCATACCCGCCTCAACGAGGTGAACGACGTGGTGTATCCCCGCCGGTCGGTAGCCAGCATCACGCCGGAAGTGGTGCCCGGCAGGGCGTATAAGTCCATCGACTTCATTTTACCCGGCCAGCTGGGCTTTTCGCTGCTCAGTGCGGCGGTGTTCGGTACGGCCTTCCTGTTTTTCAGCCTCCGGCAAACGCTGGTGCTGAAACGTTTTTTTGCCACGCCGATCAACCGGATGTACATCATTTTAGGGGAAGCCCTCAGCCGTTTGCTGTTCCAGTCGTTCGGCTCGGTGATCATCATCGGCATCGGCTATTTTTTCTTTGGTTTCACGCTCATCAACGGGTTCGCCACTTTCCTCGAAATGCTGGTGTTATGTTTGTTCGGGCTGATCATATTCATGGGGTTCGGGTTCATTGTGAGCGGCATCGCCAAAACGGAAAGCACCATTCCGCCGCTGGCCAATATTGTCACGCTCCCGCAATTTCTGCTGGCCGGCACCTTCTTTTCCGTAGACGTATTTCCTGCCTGGCTGCAGCCGGTTTGCAAGATACTGCCGTTAACATATCTCAACGATGCGTTGCGCAAGGTGGCTTTTGAGGGGCTTCACCTCTGGCACCTCGGCCCTCAGCTGCTGATCCTGATCGTCTGGGGCATAGTGGCCTACGCCGTGGCTATAAAAGTTTTCCGATGGGAATAGCGGGAATTTTGCCGGAATAGGCGTAACTTAAATGTCCTCCTCTAACTAAAAACACTCCTTATGCAACAAGCCTTGTTCATTTTGTTGGGAGCTTTGGCTGTGCTCGTGCTGGGGTTTTTTATTTTCTCCCTTTATTTGCCTTCCCGTGTAAGGGTGCAGCGCTCCCTGGTAACCGAAGCACCGGCTTCCATTATTTTCCCGTACGTGAATGCTTTGCGGAAGTGGCCGGAATGGTCGCCCTGGCATGCGTACGACCCGGCGATGGAATTGAAGTATACGGTCACCGATACCGGCGCGGGGGCGGGTTATGTCTGGCGGAGCCGGCACCGGAACGTGGGGAAGGGCAGCCTTTTCATCATGGAATCGCGCCCGAATGAGTATCTTGCCACTGAAATGAACTTCATGCGGCAGGGCAGTGCCAAAAGCTGGTTCCGGTTCGAACCGGTGGCCGATGGCACCCGCATTACCTGGGGCATGGAGGCGGACATGGGTCAAAACCCCATGCGCAGGCTCATGGGCCGGATGATGGACAAATGGGTGGGGCCCGATTTTGAAAAAGGGCTCACCAATCTCAAACGGGTATGTGAAGCGGCCATGAAAAAAGAAAGGATCAATCACTAAAACAATGGGAAAAAGGAAGGAATTTGCTTCCTTTTCGATAATTCGATATGCGATTCGTTAAAATGTTACTGGCCGCAGCGGTCATACTGAGCTCACTGGTTTTCCTCTTATCCCTCATGTTCCCCTCTACCGCACGGCTGGAGCGTTCGGGCTCTATCAACGCTCCCCTGGAAGAAGTATATGCCGAGGTGAGCAACCTCGAAACATGGCCTTCATGGAACCCGTGGGACCCTTCCTATCGCGGCGGCGGCAACATGCTGCAACAATATTCCAAACCCGCGGCCGGCCTGGGCGCCTGGTACACCTGGAGCAATACCACCGGCAGCACCGCCTCCGGGCGGGTAGAGGTGATAGCGGCAGACAGCCTGAAGGGCATCACCTATAACATGACCCACCCCGCCATGAAACCCGTGACGGGCTATATCGAACTGAAACCCACTACCGACGGCAAAGGCACCGCCATCCTCTGGCGATTCGAAACGAAGGTGGGCATGACGCCCTGGTGGAAATTGCGGGGATTCCTCATGGACCGCATGTACGGCGCTTCTATGGAAGAAGGGCTGAACAAACTCCGCAATATCTGCGAGAAAAACTGATTTTTATGTGAGCGGTATGATAATTGTGAAGGGAAGAGCGTATTTTTCCAATATCAATAAAAATCAAATCCTATTTTTTATGAAAAGCATGTTATTGGGCCTGGCCTTCTTATTCACTGCAAGTGCCGTAGTGGCGCAGAATCCGCCTAAAAGCCCGCGCGTTACCGCGTCCGGCGAAAACGTGGAAATCGCTTACGGTCAGCCTTCCAAAAAAGGCCGCAACATCTTCCCCGGCCTGGAAGCATATGGCAAAGTATGGCGCACCGGTGCCAACAAATCCACCGACATTACTTTTAAAAAGGACGCCACTTTCGGCGGTAAAAAAGTAAAGGCCGGCACCTATTCCCTTTTCACCATTCCGGGCGAAAAGGAATTCACCGTTATCCTCAACAGCGTGCCCGCTCAATCCGGCGCTTTTGAGTACGACAAAAACAAGGAAAAAAATGTAGCGGAAGTAAAAGTACCCCGTCAGAAAACCGCCGCTACCGTGGAAAAACTGACTTTCTCATTCCCGAAAGGCGCAATGGTAATGGAGTGGGACGATACGAAAATCAGCGTACCGCTGACATTCTAAAATTATTCCGGTAAAATGGAAAAGGGGCTGTATCCATTACGATGCAGCCCCTTTTTATTGCGGGCTGCGTGCTGGGATGTCTATTCGTTTTCCAGGACGGCTGGTTATTTTTGAGGAGGCCCTCCAGGTTTAAATAACACCTTGATGCCCGGCGATTTGTTCCCGGTGGCACGAAACCTTCCTGAAATTGCAACATGATTGCAGACAGGGGTATCTACGCTTCATCTATGCTTCATCTATGCTGCATCTACGGCGCATCCCCGGAGATGCTTTGGAGATGCTTTGCTAAAGTATTGCTTATCAATCTGTTGATATGCCTGCCGGAAAATGGTCTCCTTTTCCAGGGAAAAATTGCAAATGCTTGTAAACCAGCGGATTTAAATGATACCTAACACAATATCTTCCATTTGGCCTCCTGACTCTCATTCTCGTTTGTGAACTTCGAGGTTCATGCAAATCTGATATTTTTTTAACCCGGTGCTTATCCCCATTTTTCACCGTACGCCGCCAGTATGTCCACGATACTGGTGTATACTTCGACGTTCATACAAATCCGATTTTTTAACACGGCGTTTATCCCCACTTTTCCCCGTACGCCGCCAGCATGTCCATGATACTGGTGTACACTTCATCAAGCTGCGCATCGGTGATACAATAGGGAGGCAGGATATAAAGGGTGTTGCCCAGCGGCCGCAGCATTACCCGTTTTTCGGCAAAAAAGGAGCGGAGGAAGCCGGAGAGGTCGTTGATATAACTGTCGGCTTCACCGGTGATCACTTCAAAGGCTACGATGGTGCCCAGTGTGCGCACGTTTTTGACATCGTCATGGTAAGCCAGTTCGATGGCGAACTGCCGGTGCCTGGCCGCGATGCGTTCCCGGTTTTCCCGGCATTCGGGCCGCAGGAAGAGATCGAGGCTGGCCAGGGCGATGGCGCAGCTGAGCGGGTTGGCCGTGAAGGAATGGCCGTGGAAGAGGGTCTTCATCTTGTCTGACGACAAAAAGGCGTTGTAGATATCGTTGGTACAGGTGGTGATGCCCATGGCAATGGTGCCGCCGGTCAGTCCTTTGGAGAGGGTGATCATATCCGGCGCCGTGGTGACCTGTTCCATGGCGAAGTTGGTGCCCGTTCTGCCGAAGCCGGTCATGATCTCGTCGGCGATCAGCAGGATGTTCCGCGAGCGGCAATGCTGCAGCAGGCGGTCGAGCAGCGCGGCATCGTACATCACCATACCGCCGGCCCCCTGGATAAGGGGCTCGAATATGAAGGCGGCGGTGTCCCTGGCCACCGCATCGATATCCGCCAGCAGGCGGTCGATGTTGCCGGGCTCGGGCAGGTCGAGGAAACTCACCGTAAAGAGGTAATCGTCAAACGCCCGTGTGAACACACTGCGCGCGCTCACGCTCATCGCCCCGAACGTATCGCCGTGATAAGCGTTGCGGAACGCCAGCAGGCGGTTGCGTTTTTCGCCTTTGTTATGCCAGTACTGGATGCTCATTTTCATGGCTACCTCCACGGCGGTGGAGCCATTGTCCGAATAAAAAAGTTTCTGCTGCTGCCCCGGCAGAATGGGCAGCAGTTTTTCCGCCAGCTGCACGGCCGGTTCGTGCGTATAACCCGCGAAGATGCAATGATGCAGCTGCGCGGCCTGCTGCGCCAGTTTTTCGGTGATGTAGGGATGCGCATGCCCGTGAATGTTTACCCACCAGCTGGACGTCGCGTCGAGATGGCTGTTCCCCGCTTCGTCGTACAACAGGGCGCCCTCGCCCCGCACAATGCCTACCGGCGCCGGGGCCGTCTGCATCTGGGTATACGGGTGCCAGATGACGGCCTGGTCGCGCTCACTCAATGTTTTTTGCATGCAGCAAATGTACATGACTAAAACAAAACATACATCATTACCCTAATGATTCGGGAGCAAAACCAAATCCGTAACTTTGTGTTTTATTGAATACCGGCATAGGATTTGGTCTTACAGGAAAAACCGTAACAGCCGGAGTACGTTCGTGTATTCTTTACTGTTAAAAACCCAGATTTTTATGGAAGCGAAGCTGTTGGAAATAACCGACAACGTGAATGCCCGGCAATATGAAGCGAAGGTAGGCGGCCAGGTAGCGAAGCTGGAATATATGTTCGGCGGGAAAAAGATTTTCCTGACGCATATGGAGGTGCCGCAGCCGCTGGCGGAAGAAGGTGTGGGAGAGGCGCTGATCGAAAGAGTGTTGCAGATACTCGACGAGCAGAAGCTGAAGATGGTGCCCCTCAGCCCGCATGTGACTGCATATCTGCGGAAACATCCCGAATGGAAAAGAATACTCGCCCATGGCATTAATCTCTGAATAATATAACACGTCTTATGCCCATAGAAAATTTCGACAAACTGCACAAGCTCCACCAGGAGTGGAAAAAAGACCTGCTGCTGAGTGAAAAGGAAATCAAATCCCTGCAGGAAGAGCTCACCGAGCTGACACGGCAATCTCTCAACGCCGAGCAGCAAGTGAAAATCGAGCACTTTCAGAACGCCCTCATCCGCCAGAAAGAAGTGGTGAACGATCAGCTGCAAATGGTGATCAAAGGCGATAAAATGATGTCTGAAAACGACGGCAGCGATGCGCAGCTGCACATGCTGCATAACAAACTCCAGGAAGACATGGATACCTTCGACCGCCTGTTCGTAGACCTGCGCGAAGAATTCAAAGCTTTCAAGCGCAGTCTCGCAGGGGAATAATTACTTATCACATGAATCGATACCGCAGTGTAAAACATGTGCTGTATGCCGATCTGAAGGAGATGGGCGAAGTGCCCGTGCGCCAGCCTTTTCCGTCGGTGCATGCCGACCGTGTGGATCCCTTCCTGCTGCTGCACCACCTGCAATGGAAGGTGCCCGACGACCGCCCGCTGCGCCATACCGGTGTAGACCCGCATCCGCACCGCGGTTTTTCGCCTGTTACCTTCATCATCAAAGGCGGCGTGCATCACCGCGATTCGAGGGGTAACAACAGCGTGGTATGGGCCGGGGGCACGCAATGGATGCATGCCGGCCGCGGCATCATTCACAGCGAACGGCCGCCTGAAGGCATCCTGGAAAAAGGTGCCGAACAGGAAATGCTGCAGCTGTGGGTGAACTCTCCCGCCAGCCGGAAAATGGACCAGCCTGCTTATTTCGCCCTGCACGCGGAAGATACGCCGGTGGTAAAAGACACGGCCGGCCTTGTGCAGATCCGGGTGATCGCCGGTGAACTGAACGGCGTCAAAGGCCCGGTGCCGGCGCTTACGCCGGTGAATACCTTCATGGCGGAATTCAAAGCCGGCGGCGAATATGAGTTCGCCTTACCCGCCGGCCACCACGCGTTCATCTACGTGGTCCACGGCGTGGTGGAAGTAACGGGCGGAAGCGTTTACACCACCTATCATGCCGTGGTATTCAACGACGACGGCGAGGGCATCGGCCTGAAGGCGGACGCAGACAGCCTGGTGTTCATTGCTTCCGGCCAGCCGCTGAACGAAAAGATCGCGGCCAACGGCCCTTTTGTGATGAATACCGAAACGGAAGTGCTGGAAGCCATGCGCGACTACCGCATGGGCAAAATGGGGATCCTGATCGAGGATTAGCCGTACATTTATCCCGTAAACTCCTTTACCATGACGTTACAACAAGTGCTGGACGCCATCCGGTCAGCCAGCAGCGAACAGACCCGCAACACGCTCATGAAACACGGCGCCGTTAACATTTACGGCGCAAAGGTGGCCGACCTCAAAATCATCCTGAAGAAAATAAAGAACGACCAGGCGCTGGCCATGCAGTTGTACGATACCGGCATTTATGATGCCCAGTACCTCGCCGGCCTCATGGCCGACGGTGCGAAAATGACCGCGCAACAACTCGAACATTGGGTGAAAACATCCGATTCGCACGGCATTGCGGAATACACCGTGCCCTGGGTAACGGCGGAGCATCCCGAAGGCTGGAAGCTGGCGCTGCAATGGATAGATGCAGGGAACGAAAAAATCGCCACCAGCGGATGGAATACCCTCGGCGGCATCGTGTCGATGAAGGAGGATGCGGCCCTCGACCTGCCCATGCTGGAAAAATTACTGAAGCGGGTGGAAAAAGACATCCACAAAGCCCCCAACCGGGTGCGGTATACGATGAACGGGTTTGTGATCGGCGTCGGTACCTACGTCGGCGCACTTGAACAGAAAGCGGTGGAAACGGCGCGTAAAATAGGCACCGTCAGCGTGGATATGAACGGTACGGCCTGCAAGGTGCCGGGCGCGGAAGATTATATCAAAGCCTCCCGGAACAGGCCGGGAGGAGTGAAAAAAAAGAAAACGATCAAGTGCTGATTTAAAAGAACAGGGCCGACCATTGTTTCTGGAACAGTTCGTCCGGCCGCAACTCCAGGATGCCTTCCTTCTCCGTCAGCTCCCCGCTGGCGTTCACGGTGTCCGCAATCCCGCACCAGGGCTCTATGCACACAAAGTCCGCATCCTTCGCGCTCCAGATGCCCATGTACGGAAAGCCGGGAAACGATACGTCCACACCATGCGCCGTTTTATGGCTGCGGATGGCAATGGAAGTGGATGCCAGGTTTTTGAAAACGAGTGCGTCTTTATAAAACAATGATTTTTTCAGCGGCAGCTGTCTGGTTTGCTCGAGATAGGGCAGGGGAGCCGCTTCAATCTGTCCGCCTGGTGAAAGCGGCCATACGCCTGCGGTTTCAGTTTCGTTGAAATGCAGCGCATAATCTTCATAAATAGTATCCTGTTCCAGCGGCACCCTGAAAGCCGGGTGCGCCCCGATGGAAAAGTACATCATATCGTCGCCCATATTCTGCACCTCGTAGTTCACCAGCAGGGTGGCATCCTGCACGGTGTACCGGATGTTCAGGTTGAACGGGAAAGGGTAATTACGCAGGGTTTCTTCGCTGTCTCTTAATGAAAAATTAATACTGGTGGCCGTATGCAGGGTGACGGTAAACGTCATGTCGCGGGCAAAACCGTGCCTGCCGAGCTGGTATTCGCGGCCTTTATACCGGTAGGTGTTGTTTTTCAACCCGCCTACGATGGGGAACAGCACCGGGCTCTTTTTGCCCCAGAAAGCGGGGTCTCCGCTCCAGAGGTATTCCAGCTGGTAGTCTTTCCTGATAATGCTTTGCAGCTCCGCACCGTGTGCGCTGAAACGCACCTGTAAATAGTCGTTCGAAATTTCTAACATG
This window encodes:
- the bioA gene encoding adenosylmethionine--8-amino-7-oxononanoate transaminase; this encodes MQKTLSERDQAVIWHPYTQMQTAPAPVGIVRGEGALLYDEAGNSHLDATSSWWVNIHGHAHPYITEKLAQQAAQLHHCIFAGYTHEPAVQLAEKLLPILPGQQQKLFYSDNGSTAVEVAMKMSIQYWHNKGEKRNRLLAFRNAYHGDTFGAMSVSARSVFTRAFDDYLFTVSFLDLPEPGNIDRLLADIDAVARDTAAFIFEPLIQGAGGMVMYDAALLDRLLQHCRSRNILLIADEIMTGFGRTGTNFAMEQVTTAPDMITLSKGLTGGTIAMGITTCTNDIYNAFLSSDKMKTLFHGHSFTANPLSCAIALASLDLFLRPECRENRERIAARHRQFAIELAYHDDVKNVRTLGTIVAFEVITGEADSYINDLSGFLRSFFAEKRVMLRPLGNTLYILPPYCITDAQLDEVYTSIMDMLAAYGEKWG
- a CDS encoding SRPBCC family protein; its protein translation is MRFVKMLLAAAVILSSLVFLLSLMFPSTARLERSGSINAPLEEVYAEVSNLETWPSWNPWDPSYRGGGNMLQQYSKPAAGLGAWYTWSNTTGSTASGRVEVIAADSLKGITYNMTHPAMKPVTGYIELKPTTDGKGTAILWRFETKVGMTPWWKLRGFLMDRMYGASMEEGLNKLRNICEKN
- a CDS encoding ABC transporter permease translates to MAGKYNQWKAMWAITRASIRGMFRSPSAVVFSLAFPLVFILVFGFIGGRGVSLKVGIDPASDTTNSVYKGLRNSGGLRLVTTATMPQEQMEDDLRKGRLTAILRIDNGGQAPLPHYDIHVKTSTASGDGAGLLLNILHTRLNEVNDVVYPRRSVASITPEVVPGRAYKSIDFILPGQLGFSLLSAAVFGTAFLFFSLRQTLVLKRFFATPINRMYIILGEALSRLLFQSFGSVIIIGIGYFFFGFTLINGFATFLEMLVLCLFGLIIFMGFGFIVSGIAKTESTIPPLANIVTLPQFLLAGTFFSVDVFPAWLQPVCKILPLTYLNDALRKVAFEGLHLWHLGPQLLILIVWGIVAYAVAIKVFRWE
- a CDS encoding SRPBCC family protein, producing the protein MQQALFILLGALAVLVLGFFIFSLYLPSRVRVQRSLVTEAPASIIFPYVNALRKWPEWSPWHAYDPAMELKYTVTDTGAGAGYVWRSRHRNVGKGSLFIMESRPNEYLATEMNFMRQGSAKSWFRFEPVADGTRITWGMEADMGQNPMRRLMGRMMDKWVGPDFEKGLTNLKRVCEAAMKKERINH
- a CDS encoding DNA alkylation repair protein; protein product: MTLQQVLDAIRSASSEQTRNTLMKHGAVNIYGAKVADLKIILKKIKNDQALAMQLYDTGIYDAQYLAGLMADGAKMTAQQLEHWVKTSDSHGIAEYTVPWVTAEHPEGWKLALQWIDAGNEKIATSGWNTLGGIVSMKEDAALDLPMLEKLLKRVEKDIHKAPNRVRYTMNGFVIGVGTYVGALEQKAVETARKIGTVSVDMNGTACKVPGAEDYIKASRNRPGGVKKKKTIKC
- a CDS encoding GNAT family N-acetyltransferase; the encoded protein is MEAKLLEITDNVNARQYEAKVGGQVAKLEYMFGGKKIFLTHMEVPQPLAEEGVGEALIERVLQILDEQKLKMVPLSPHVTAYLRKHPEWKRILAHGINL
- a CDS encoding DUF2911 domain-containing protein, with protein sequence MKSMLLGLAFLFTASAVVAQNPPKSPRVTASGENVEIAYGQPSKKGRNIFPGLEAYGKVWRTGANKSTDITFKKDATFGGKKVKAGTYSLFTIPGEKEFTVILNSVPAQSGAFEYDKNKEKNVAEVKVPRQKTAATVEKLTFSFPKGAMVMEWDDTKISVPLTF
- a CDS encoding aldose 1-epimerase family protein → MLEISNDYLQVRFSAHGAELQSIIRKDYQLEYLWSGDPAFWGKKSPVLFPIVGGLKNNTYRYKGREYQLGRHGFARDMTFTVTLHTATSINFSLRDSEETLRNYPFPFNLNIRYTVQDATLLVNYEVQNMGDDMMYFSIGAHPAFRVPLEQDTIYEDYALHFNETETAGVWPLSPGGQIEAAPLPYLEQTRQLPLKKSLFYKDALVFKNLASTSIAIRSHKTAHGVDVSFPGFPYMGIWSAKDADFVCIEPWCGIADTVNASGELTEKEGILELRPDELFQKQWSALFF
- a CDS encoding pirin family protein; amino-acid sequence: MNRYRSVKHVLYADLKEMGEVPVRQPFPSVHADRVDPFLLLHHLQWKVPDDRPLRHTGVDPHPHRGFSPVTFIIKGGVHHRDSRGNNSVVWAGGTQWMHAGRGIIHSERPPEGILEKGAEQEMLQLWVNSPASRKMDQPAYFALHAEDTPVVKDTAGLVQIRVIAGELNGVKGPVPALTPVNTFMAEFKAGGEYEFALPAGHHAFIYVVHGVVEVTGGSVYTTYHAVVFNDDGEGIGLKADADSLVFIASGQPLNEKIAANGPFVMNTETEVLEAMRDYRMGKMGILIED